A region of the Agrobacterium sp. RAC06 genome:
CTGATGCCGGACATGCGCGACATGGCCGAGGCCCGAATCGGCGAGATTGCGTCCGGCGTCGCGATGGCCATGGGGGGCAAGGCGACGTTGCGCTATCACCGCGGTTATCCAGTCACCGTCAACCATGAACCGGAGACCGAGTTCGCGCTCGATATCATGCGCAAGGTGGCCGGGGACCATGCCGTCAGCGATGCCTTCCCGCCGGCGATGGGTGCTGAGGATTTTTCCTACATGCTCGAAGCGCGGCCCGGCTCGTTCGTCTTTATCGGCAATGGCAATACGGCCAACCTGCACAACTCCGCCTATGACTTTAACGACGAGGTGATTCCCTATGGCATCAGCTACTGGGTGACGCTTGCCGAAACGGCACTCGCCGCCTGATTGCACGACCACATCTCGACACAGATAAAAACAGGGGAACGGGATATGGCTGTGGTGGAACAGGCAACAGAAGCAAGCAGGGCGCCGGTACTGTCGGTGCGGGGTCTGACGACCTCGTTCAGGGTCGGCACCGAGTGGCGGTCTGTGGTGCGAAACATGGATCTCGACGTCGCCTCGGGAGAGACCGTGGCGATCGTCGGCGAATCGGGGTCGGGCAAGAGCGTGACCTCGCTGTCGATCATGCGGCTTCTGCCGGAATTGACGAGCCGCATCGCTGGGAGCGTCAAACTGGAGGGGCGAGAGCTTCTGACGCTCGATGCCGAGCAGATGCGCCAGGTGCGCGGCAACCAGATCTCGATGATCTTTCAGGAGCCGATGACCTCGCTCAATCCGATCTTTCCGATCGGCAAGCAGATAGCCGAGGCCATCACGTGCCATCGCGACATCTCCAATGCAGAGGCAAAGACCGAGGTCTTGCGGCTGCTCGACCGCGTCCGTATCCCGAACGCCAAGAACCGCTTCGATGAATATCCGCACCAGTTCTCAGGCGGCATGCGTCAGCGCGTGATGATCGCCATGGCGCTCGCATCCCGGCCGAAGCTGCTGATCGCCGACGAGCCGACCACCGCGCTTGACGTCACCATCCAGGGCCAGATCCTCGACCTGATCAAGACGCTTCAGGACGAGGAGGGCATGGCGGTGCTCTTCATCACCCATGACATGGGTGTGGTGGCCGAAGTGTCGGACCGGACCATCGTCATGTTCCGCGGCGAGGCCGTGGAAACGGGGACGACGGACGACATCTTCAATCGTGGCCAACATCCCTATACGCGCGCATTGCTGTCCGCCGTTCCGAAGCTCGGATCCATGGGCGGGCGGGAGCGGCCGATGCGTTTCCCGGTCATCGATATCAAGACCGGGGCCACGCTGGTGCCGGAGGCGGAAGCCGGAGTTCCGGAAAAAGCGAGCCAACCACTGCTGGAGGTGAAAAACCTCACCACCCGCTTCGACATCCGGTCCGGCCTGTTCGGGCGCAAGAGCGGCGCTGTGCATGCGGTCGAAAACGTCTCCTTCACCCTCAAGCCGGGTGAAACCTTGTCCCTGGTCGGCGAATCGGGTTGCGGCAAGTCCACAACCGGCCGCTCGATCACCCGGCTGGTTGAGCCGACTTCGGGTCAGATCACGGTCGACGGTTACAATGTTGGAAGCCTCGACGAGGCTTCGCTCCGGCGCATGCGTCGCAGCATCCAGATGGTCTTCCAGGATCCCTTCGCCAGTCTCGATCCGCGCATGAGCGTAGGGCAGGCGGTGATGGAGCCTTTCGTCGAACACAAGCTCGGTTCGAAAGCCGAAGCGCGCGACAAGGCCGCAGACCTCCTGGAGCGGGTGGGGCTCTCGGCCGACATGATGCCGCGTTATCCACATGAGTTCTCGGGCGGTCAGCGCCAGCGCATCGCGATTGCCCGCTCGCTGATGCTCGATCCGAAGATCATCGTCGCCGACGAAGCGGTCTCGGCGCTGGACGTGTCGATCAAGGCGCAGGTCTGCAATTTGCTGCTCGATCTGCAGCAGAGCTTCAACCTCGCCTATCTCTTCATCAGCCACGACATGGCAGTCGTGGAGCGGGTCAGCCACCGGGTCGCCGTGATGTATCTCGGCGAGATCGTCGAGATCGGTCCGCGTCAGGCCGTCTTCGACAATCCGCAGCATCCCTACACGAAAAAGCTGATGGCGGCGGTGCCGGTGCCGGATCCGGCGCGACGCAAGCTCAAGCGCAATCTGTCGACCGACGAGATCAAGAGCCCCATTCGGCCCGCGGGCTACCAGCCGCCTGCGCGCCAGTACCGGGAAGTGAGCGAGGGGCATCTCGTCCAGGTGTGAGAGACTGTTCCTGCCGGCCTTTTTCCCGTGTTCTGAGGTGGGTGCTTATGGGGAGGGCGCGTCGCCGAAGCCGACAAGGGTCACGTGTGCCGTCCAGTCATATTTCGTCGCATCGACGATCTGTGGACGCGGGTGGGCGAAGCCGTGGTAGAGCAGGGGGAAACACCGCGTGATGCTTTCGCCCGGCGCCAGAGCCTGATTATGACGGAGAGTACCGCGATAGGCGGTGCCGGCTCTTTCCGCCTGCTGTCCGATCAGGTCAAAGGCAATGCGGTTGACCATGTCGCCGGAAGAATTGGTGAGTGTTGCAGCCAGCGGCAGGGCCGGATCAAGGCAAGTCTCGCCGTCGGCTCCGACATCCACTGTGACGGCCGAGACAGCGCCTCTCTGGCTTCTCGACTGATTATCGCTGAAGATCCAGATCACGGTGCCGACGACAGCGATCACGCCGGTCAGCGCGATCGCCCAAGGGCGGCGCCTGAGATAAAGCTCTATCAGCAGCAAGGCTACGGCGGCCGTAACGACAAAAGCCATCAGGACAAGCCTGCTTCGATCACATGTTCCATTTCCTAAAGATAAGGTCCGAGACAAGAAAGGCAACCTGGCGCGGCTTGCCTTGGAGTTGCCGCTTGCCTCCGCTAGGCATGCAGCACTAACGTTCCAACCCAGACTCTGACGCAGACAGGTGCATCATGCTGATTTCGCTCTATCAAATGCAGCCGCTTTCCGGCGATGTTCCGGGCAATATCGGCAAGATTGCCCAAGCTGCCATGGCGGCGGCAGAAATGGGCGCGGAGCTTCTTGTCACGCCCGAACTCGGCACCAGTGGATACGCACTCGGTTCGCAGTTCAAGGAAGTGGCGGAAGGGCGCGATGGTTTGATCATTGGCGCCTTGATGGAAATTTCGGCCGATTGCGGGCTTTCGATCTGCGCAGGTTTTCCCGAGCACGACGGCAATCAGGTGTTCAATTCCTCTGTGCTTGTCCGGCCGGACGGCAGCACGGAATTCTACCGCAAGAGCCATCTCTATGGCGACGGCGAACGGGCGGCTTTCGTGCCAGGCTCGGAGGCTCCGCATGTCTTCGATCTCAACGGTATCAAGACCGGAATGCTGATCTGCTACGACGTCGAGTTCCCGGAGAATGTAAGAACGCTGGCGCTGGCCGGTGCCGAATTGATCCTCGTGCCGACCGCGTTGCCGGAAGGCATCATAAGCCGACGCGTTGCCGATACGGTTGTACCGACACGTGCCTTCGAAAACGGCGTCTTCGTCATCTATGCCGATCTCTGCGGCGAGGAGAATGGGCTCACCTATGGCGGTCGGTCGGTGATCCTCGGGCCAGATGGCGACGAGCTGGCGCGGGCCGGTATGCGGGAGACGCTGCTTGTCGCCGAGATCGATCCCGCCGCCTATGACGACGCCCGGGCGCAAAACCCCTATCTCACCGACCGTCGGCCGGGCCTTTATCGCCTCAGCTGAGATTGCGCATTGCAGCGGCAGCTTCGGCCTCCTACATCACGGCTGTTGATGAAGGAGGCCACCGATGATCTTTGACGCTGCCGTGCTGTCGCTGCGCAATCTTTTTGCCCCGGAGACCCGCACGGTCTTCTGGAAGACGCTCGGCCTGACGATCCTCGTTTTGATCGGCCTGTGGTTCGGTCTGCGCGAGACTTTCATCGCCTTCATCATGCCTCTGGTCCAGGGCGTCGTCCCGGAACTGCCGGACTGGGCGGGCTGGCTCACCTTCATCTTCGGCATTCTGGCCAGCATCGGGCTGGCACTCGGGTTGGCACTCTTGCTGTCGCCGGTCACCGCGATCATTGCCGGTCTGTTTCTCGATGATGTCGCCGAAGTCGTGGAGAAGCGGGATTATCCCACCGACCCGCCGGGCAAGGCCATGCCGATGGGACAGGCGATCGTTGCCTCGATCAAGTTCTTCGGCGTGGTCGTCGTCGGCAACCTGATTGCGCTGATGCTGCTCTTCATCCCGGGCATCAACATTCTCGCCTTTTTCCTTGTGAACGGTTACCTGCTCGGCCGGGAATTCTTCGAGTTCGCCGCCATGCGGTTCCGCAGTGTCGAAGAGGCGAAACTTCTGCGTTCCCGCCATTCGGGCACCGTATTCATGGCGGGTCTCGTCATCGCGCTGTTTCTGGCCGTGCCGATCGTCAATCTGCTCACGCCGCTGTTCGCTGCCGGTTTAATGGTGCATCTGCACAAGGCGCTCGCCGCGCGGGACGTGGCTCTCGCCCGTTGAGCCTTATTCGACGGCGCTGATCGCCTGCGGCGGCAGCTCGACCAACGGTGCTGGCACGTCGCAAGTCTTTTCCGGCGACTTGCAGATATCGGCGATCACGCATTTCTCGCATTCGGGGCGCCGCGCCTTGCAACAGTAGCGCCCGTGCAGGATCAGCCAGTGATGGGCGTGGAAGAGGTATTCTTCTGGGATGATCCGCATCAGGATCTCCTCGATCTCATCCGGCGTCTTGCCGGGCGCGAGCTTGATGCGGTTGCCAATTCTCAGGATATGCGTGTCGACGGCCATTGTGGGTATGCCGAAGGCCATGGACATCACGACGTTTGCGGTCTTGCGGCCCACACCCGGCAGCGTCACCAGCTCCTCGCGAGTGCGCGGCACGACGCTGCCGAAGTCGTCGACCAGCTTCTGGCTGAGCGCGATGACGTTCTTCGCCTTGTTGCGATAGAGCCCAATCGTCTTGATGTAATCGCGGACCTTTTCCTCGCCGAGAGCAAGCATCTTCTCCGGCGTGTCGGCCACCTTGAACAGCGCCCGCGTCGCCTTATTTACTCCGGCGTCTGTTGCCTGGGCGGAGAGAGCCACGGCAACGACAAGCGTGAACGGGTTGACGTGTTCCAGCTCGCCCTTCGGCTCCGGCCTCTGGATCGAGAAGCGGCGGAAGATCTCTTCCAATTCGGCCTTTGAATAAGCCGTGCGACGGCGTGCCGCTGGCTTGCGACGGGTCGCAGGATTTGACTTTTTCAAAGTTTGGGTGCTGGATTTCGGCTTCGCTTCAGTCATGGAAAACCTATAGTCGGGCGTGGTGATGGAAGGCAATCTCGAGCAGGCGGCGGACCAGCCGATTTTCGCAGCGGAACTGACACCCTACCGGTCGCTCGGTCGCAAGGGGTATCGCATCCTGTTTGCCATCACCGGGACCGTGTGTCTCGTCCATGCGATCTTTTTCATGGCGACCGGTGCCTGGCCGATCGGTATCTTCTTCGGCATCGACTTCCTGCTGCTGTATGGCGCGTTCTGGCTGAACTATCGCTCTGCGCGGGCACGTGAAGAGGTGACGGTGTCTCGGACCAGTCTCTCAATCCGCAAGTTCACACCCGCCGGCCGGATGACCGAGCACAGCTTCAAGACGCTCTGGGCGCGGTTTTTCGTGCATCGCCACGATGAGTTTGGCATCACATCGATGGTGGTGAGCGGCGAGGGCCGCGGGACCGATGTCGGCTCCTTCCTCAACCCCGATGATCGCGAGAGTTTCGCCAAGGCCCTCACCGGGGCACTTGCTACGGCCAAGCAGCGGATCTGAGTGCCAGACATTACTGCAAGAAACGGGTGGCGTCGAAGGATTGCCCGTGGTGAAGTCCTGTTCAGATTGAGGATTTCGCCATGACGCTTGCGCAACAAATAAACCTTTCCGGCTCCACCGACATCACGCCGTCAGGTTCGGACTATGAGACCGTGCGGCAGGTAGTCGAGATGCTGACGCTCGACTACCAGAGCCAACCATCGCTGGAGGTGATCGCCGAGCGGCTGGGCCAGTCGCCGACGCAATTGCAGAAGACGTTCACCCGCTGGGCGGGCCTTTCCCCCAAGGCCTTCCTCCAGGCCGTGACGCTCGACCATGCCAAGCGGCTGCTGGGGCGCGAGGAATTGCCGCTGCTTGAGACGTCGCTTGAACTGGGTCTTTCCGGCCCCGGTCGCCTCCATGATCTCTTCGTCACTCATGAGGCAATGAGCCCCGGGGAGTGGAAGGCGCGCGGCGCAGGGCTGACCATCCGCTACGGCTACCATCCTTCGCCCTTCGGGCTGGCGCTTGTCATGATCACCGAGCGCGGGTTGGCGGGGCTCGCCTTTGCCGATGTCGGCGGCGAAGTCGCCTGTTTCGACGACATGGCGCAGCGCTGGCCGAATGCGCATTACGTCGAGGATATCGAGGCGACGGCGCCTTATGCGGCACGCGTCTTCCATCCGGAGCGCTGGTCTGCGGAAGAGCCCTTGCGCGTCGTGCTGATCGGCTCGGACTTCCAGATCAGAGTCTGGGAAAGCCTTCTCCAGATCCCGCTCGGCAAGGCCGTCACCTATTCCGACATCGCCCAAAAGATCGGTCAGCCGACGGCCAGCCGTGCCGTGGGTGCTGCCGTCGGCCGCAACCCGATCTCGTTTGTCGTGCCCTGCCACCGGGCACTTGGCAAGAGCGGCGCGCTGACCGGCTATCACTGGGGGCTGACCCGCAAGCGGGCCATGCTCGGCTGGGAGGCGGGGAAGGGGGGACTGTGACGCTTTTCGAAATTGCGCTTCTGTGAGAGGATGGATCATGCGCAATACAGTTCAACTCCCTGAAGACATCAGCCGCCGGATCGACAGCCTGGTGGAGTCCGGTTGCTTCGATCATGCGGATGATGTGCTTCGCGAAGGACTTCGGCTTGTCGAGGAGAAGGCTGCCGGCGAAGCGGCCAAAGTAGAGGCTTTGAGACAAGCCGCCGACCTGGGCTTCGCAGATTTGGACCAGGGGCGTTTCACCGACGTGCCGGTCGAAAAGCTGGCGGACCATATCGCGAGGATCGGTCGCGACGCTATCCGCCAGGCGGACAAGCGGGTGAGGGGCGATGGTTGAGGTCCGGCTTTCGACAGAAGCCGATGCCGACATCCTCGATATCCTAACCAGAACCTATGCTGACTTTGGCGGCGGCGCTCTGCTCCGCTATGAGTTTCTGATTGTCACTGCTCTCTCGGATCTCGCCGTCTCGAACTGGCGAAATGGCGTCGTGTCACGGCCTGAGCTTGGGCCTGGGATTCACAGCTACCATCTACGCCACAGCCGCGATCGGGCGCGCCATCCAAGTGGAATTGTTCGCCGGCCGCGACACTTCATACTCTATCGACATGTCATGGCAGAATTGATCGGTGTTGGACGCATCCTGCATGATGCGATGGAGGTGGAACGACACCTGCCACTGATCTATGGCGACGAATAGGCGACTTACGCAGTCGCCAGCCCCAACAACTCCCGCGCCGCCGCCTCATCGGTGATCAGCGTATTACACCCAATCCGCCGGATCGTCGCCCTGATGGCCTTGGCGCGATGCGCGCCGCCTGAGGACAGCACGATGTGCTTTGACTTTTTCAGCGTGTCCAAATCGACCGACATCACCCGCTCGTTGATCGGATGGGCAACCGAGTTCCCGTCCGCATCGAGGAAGTTGAACATGGTGTCGCAGACGCAGCCTGCGTCGACCAGCTCCATCAGGGTCTGATGGCTGATGAAGCCTTCGGAGAGCGAAGTGGAATGCGGGCCGATGTCGCCGCAGGAGACGATGGCGAGGTCGAGGTTCTCGGCGAGGTCGTAGATCGCCTTCAGTCCGCATTCCTCGATCAGTGCCCGCTTCGTCGTAACCGAATCGACGAGCAGGGGTGCGAGGAACATGTAGCATTCGGCGCCGAGCTGGCTTGCCAGCCGCCAAGTATAGTCGATCGGGTTGGTCTGGCGGACTGCCACGATCCCGCCGAGCAGCGAGACGACCTTACAGTTCTCCCGGCCGGGCGACCGGAAACCGGCGAGCGAAGCCGTCATGGTGCGGCCCCAGCCGACGCCGATCGTCATGTCGTTGGTGATGGCTTCGGTCAGGAACTGGCCGAGGGCGAGACCGACGGCTTTGGCGATCGAGGTGGCATCCTGGCTGTCCGACGAGGGCACGACAACGGCCTCGTCGAGGCCGTAGGCCTTTTCCAGCCGCACGGCGAGATCAACGCAGTCGGCGACGCCATCGCTGATCCAGATCTGGACCTCTGCTCGCTTTCGGGCTTCCTCCAGCATGCGGATGACCGTCGATCGGCTGATGCCGAGACGGTCGGCCACGTCCTTTTGTGTCAGGCCCTCGTTGTAATAGAGCCAGGCGGCGCGGATGCGCAGCGCGGCTGCGTCCGAAAGGGTGGTGTGGGTCTCGCGTCGGAGCTTGGCCAAGATCTCTCTCGAATGGGGAACTTCCAGCGGGCACTATCCGTTCTCATGGTACTTATGTCAAATTCAAAGGACATATGTCTTGACTTTGCCGTCTGCGGATGGCGATAGTCCGGGCAACGAGACCGGCGTGCAAATGCCGGTCCCCAACTCTTTTCGCGCAGCCGAAGGATAACCCGATGACCTCGAAACTCGAACAGCTTCGTTCCATGACGACCGTCGTCGCCGATACCGGTGACATCGAGGCCGTCCGCCGTCTGAAGCCTGTCGATTGCACAACCAATCCGTCGATCGTTCTGAAGGCGCTCGGCACCGACGCGTTCCAGGATGCGTTTCAGGAAGCCATCACCTGGGGCAAGGCCAAGGGTGGCCAGGATGATGCCGTTATCGGCGCGATTGCCGACCGCATGGCAATCTCCGTCGGTGCTGCCTTGGCCGAACTGGTTCCGGGCCGCGTATCGACCGAAGTCGACGCCGACCTCTCCTTCGACACCAAGGCATCGATCGACAAGGCCCACCAGATCATCGCCGGCTATAAGGAGCGCGGCATCGAGAAGGATCGCATCCTGATCAAGCTCGCCTCCACCTGGGAAGGCATTCGGGCTGCCGAAGTGTTGCAGAAGGAAGGCATCGACTGCAATCTGACGTTGCTCTTCTCCAAGGCCCAGGCGATTGCCTGCGCCGAAGCCAAGGTCTTCCTCATCTCGCCCTTCGTCGGCCGTATCCTCGACTGGTACAAAAAGTCGACCGGTGAGGACTACACGTCCGAAACCGATCCGGGCGTTGTCTCGGTGCGCTCGATCTACAACTACTACAAGGCGAACGGCATCAACACGATCGTCATGGGCGCCTCCTTCCGCAATGCCGGTGAAATCGAAGCGCTGGCCGGTTGCGACCGTCTGACGATCAGCCCGCAGTTGCTTGATGAGCTGAATGCGGACCAGGGCACGCTTGCTCGCGCGCTGTCGCCCGATACGGTCAAGGCCGAGCCGCATGTCTCGCTCGACGAGAAGGCCTTCCGCTGGGCGATGAACCAGGATGCGATGGCGACTGAGAAGCTCGCCGAAGGTATTCGCGGGTTTGCCAAGGATATGGATACGCTGCGTGGCCAGATCGCCAAGGCACTGGCTGCCTGATCAGGGAGCCGATCCGATACTCCGGAGTTGGGAAATGGCCGTGGCGCAAGCTGCGGCCATTTTTCATGTGTTCCAGACTGCTGGTACGCCTCCAGGGAGGAAGACCATGGCGATCATGACGGGCGGTTGCGCCTGCGGCAAAGTGCGGTTCGAAGCGGAGGGCGAGCCGGGTCGCGTCGGCATCTGCCACTGTCTCGACTGCCGCAAATACCATGGAGCCCCGTTCCACGCTTCGGCTATCTATCGCGATCATCAGGTGACGATCACCCGTGAGGCGCAGCTGTATGACGGCCGCTATTTCTCCGACCTGCGGCTCGCGGGTCTTCAATCAGAGCGGCGAGGAGGTGGAAGTGAATCTCGGATCGTTCGACGACATCAATGAGTTTCAGCCGAGCTACGAGCTTTGGACGATCCGATATGAGGACTGGCTGCCGGCATTTCCGGTGGCGCACCGATACGAGCGGGACCGGCCGGAAGAGGGGCGCGGGAAAGAGTGAAGCACGGGTCTCCTCGCGATCAAGATGAGGGAAAGTTGTGCGGTTCGCCTGCTGCGGCAGCATCGCATCAATCGCGGGTAAAGCATGTTTGATCCGACTCTGGGCTGCAGAAAATTCTGCCTTAATGATTGACGAAGGGTTAATTTCTGCGCCATATCACACGAATGACGCGCCTCAGAATCCGCATCGGATTCGCCGGGGCGAGGGGCGGGATTTTCCGGCTAGGGTCATTTTGATGGCGAGGGAAGCAGAGATCAGCTCTGCTGCATGATGCCCAATCCAACGCCAGGCTCTGCAGAGCCATGTTTTCACTGAGATTGCGTCCGCAACAGTACTGCCAGATGTCGCGCGTTCTTCTATGCGCGCCTCGCAGGAACCGCGGGGCCATCGAGTCACCCTAAGGGGAGGCACGAGCCCTTTGTTTGGCCGCATTGCGTTTTTTTGAACAACAAGTCATTAGGGCGGGCGTTGATGGCTACGATTATTCCTTCAGTGAGTATCAGTCAGATCAGGACGCTGGCGACCTCGGCCATAGCGGCATTTACCAGCGAAGACGTCAATGCGCTCAGCTCCGCGCAGATCGCCGCATTGTCGTCGAAACAGATTTCTGCCTTCCAGACAGACGATTTTGACGGGCTTTCATCCAGTCAGCTGCGTGCGGTCTCGGTCGCTGCGGTGCGCGGCTTGACCATCGATCAGCTCGCTGTCATCGACAGTGCCAAGATCATCGGGCTCCAGAGCCGTCAGCTGGGTGCGCTTTCTTCCGCCCAGATTAGAGCGCTTTCGCCCGAACAGTTCGATGCCCTGTCGACGTCCCAGCTGGCAGCGCTGACCAGCGTGGCGCTTGCCAGTCTCGAAACGGAGGATATCGCGACCCTTACCTCCACAGAGCTTTCCGCTCTGTCCACGCGCGCTCTATCCGGTCTGTCCTCAGCCAATTTCGCCGTGCTCACAAGCAGTCAGCTCTCCGGGCTGACCACAGCTCAGATCGCGTCTCTGTCCACCACTGTGATTGCTGGCCTGACCAGTGGCCAGATCGACGGTCTCTCCGCGCTGCAGGTCTCGGGTCTAACCTCGCGCCAGATTCCGGTGCTGACCACGCATGTAATCGCCTCCTTCGATACTGACCAGATTGCCGCCCTGAAGAGCAGTGCGGTGGCGGCCCTGTCGTCGGGACAGGTGGCAGCACTTTCGACGCAGCAGGTCGAGGTGTTGACGACCGGCCAGCTTGCCGCGCTCACGTCCGCCGGGATCAAAGGCCTCGGTTCTGATGATATCGATGTGCTGTCTGCGGATGATGTCGCCGCTATCGCGACGCGAAGCCTGGCTGGCCTTTCGGTCGACGTCTTTGCGTCACTCGGTTCCGAACAACTTACAAGCCTGGCCTCAGGCAAAATCGCTGCCTTGACCACGGCGCAGATCGCATCCCTGACTTCTGACCAGGTCAATGGTCTGACCCCCGCCCAGCTTTCCGGTCTGTCGAGCGCTCAAGTGAACGCGCTCAACTCTGGTACACTGCTTTCGTTCAGCACACTGCAGATCAGCGGCCTGTCCACTCGCGTGATCGCCATGCTGGGGTCAGCCAAGATCGCTGCGCTCGACAGCGCGCAGGTCGCTGCTCTCTCGACCTTGCAGATTGCCGCCCTGTCCTCGGCGGGCGTGGCCGGGCTCGGTATCGATGATCTCGCGACCTTTTCCTCGACTGAATTTGCAGCCCTGAATTCCCGTGCGCTGCAGGGGCTGTCCGCAGTCCAGATCGCAAGCCTGCTATCGGCTCAGCTGAGTGCTCTTTCCACCGGTCAGATCGCGAGCCTGAAGACCGCTCAAGTGGCTGCGCTCGACAGCAATCAGATCGGCGCTTTAAGTACCGGCCAGATCGCGGCGCTTAACTCCGCTCAGGTTGTTGCACTCGGCAGCGTCAATATCACCACTCTTTCGACAGAGCAGGTGGCAGCACTGAACAGCCGCGCCGTCAGTGCGCTTACCAGCGCACAACTCGATGCGATGACGAGCGACCAGATCGAGGCGCTGACGTCCGCTCAGATTGCAGCCCTGTCGTCGAGTGACGTTGCGGCTCTGTCGTCCGACGACTTGGAAACGTTCTCCACCATCGAGTTTGCCGCACTCAGTTCCACCGCCATCACTGGCATCTCCACGGCTGTCATTGGTAACCTCTCGACCACGCTGATTGCCGCGATGAACACGCGCGCCGTTGCAGCACTCAGTTCAGCGCAGATTGCCGCCATGACCTCGGCGCAGATCGCCGTCCTGTCGAGCGCCCAGATTGCAGCACTGTCTTCGACTTCGGTCGCCGCGCTCGGGGCCGATGACCTCTCGACCTTCGAGTCTGTCGACATTGCCGCCCTGCAGCCCCGTTCGCTCGCGGGACTGACGACCAGCGCG
Encoded here:
- a CDS encoding beta strand repeat-containing protein, whose product is MATIIPSVSISQIRTLATSAIAAFTSEDVNALSSAQIAALSSKQISAFQTDDFDGLSSSQLRAVSVAAVRGLTIDQLAVIDSAKIIGLQSRQLGALSSAQIRALSPEQFDALSTSQLAALTSVALASLETEDIATLTSTELSALSTRALSGLSSANFAVLTSSQLSGLTTAQIASLSTTVIAGLTSGQIDGLSALQVSGLTSRQIPVLTTHVIASFDTDQIAALKSSAVAALSSGQVAALSTQQVEVLTTGQLAALTSAGIKGLGSDDIDVLSADDVAAIATRSLAGLSVDVFASLGSEQLTSLASGKIAALTTAQIASLTSDQVNGLTPAQLSGLSSAQVNALNSGTLLSFSTLQISGLSTRVIAMLGSAKIAALDSAQVAALSTLQIAALSSAGVAGLGIDDLATFSSTEFAALNSRALQGLSAVQIASLLSAQLSALSTGQIASLKTAQVAALDSNQIGALSTGQIAALNSAQVVALGSVNITTLSTEQVAALNSRAVSALTSAQLDAMTSDQIEALTSAQIAALSSSDVAALSSDDLETFSTIEFAALSSTAITGISTAVIGNLSTTLIAAMNTRAVAALSSAQIAAMTSAQIAVLSSAQIAALSSTSVAALGADDLSTFESVDIAALQPRSLAGLTTSAFAALTSSQLIALTSAQIAALSAAIVGSLSASQLDSFTTDQIAIMSSGQIAALSNDALASLDTAQIRSISTRGIAALTSQQVAALSTATFDALTSAQLGALSSSAIRALTVGALGTLTSSEIAELPSRVIEALSTSGIAALTSDQISSLTGVQVAALTTAQIDVLTSDQIDALSTEAVAGLTSTQLRSLTPEQFGSLSTDQMQSLSTRALADLGSTLWAAVATAEFAALSTSQLAALGSAALGSAQLDTLTSSELAVLSTRTIASITPTSFTTLDTAQLAGLTSAQAAALTTAQIAGLTSAHFDGMTAAAIGALTSTQLRALTTDTFGSLSTSQVAAINTRAFAGLESAQITALSSEQIGSLTTALLASLSSGAIAGLTTEDLDVLESTDIAAISSRAIAGLSTANVAALDSAQLGGLTTAQVSSLTTAQVRALTSDQIVSFSSGQFSALTSAQIRNLSTNSIVALGTDKVAALNSRIIGALSTEQLVAMTTAQIEALTPAQVGALGSAAIRALEGADLQLFSTEDIAAIGTSAISGLSTEDIDDLSTAQLLALTAPQVQAMNDSQLAAVIAAYQEI